Proteins encoded by one window of Candidatus Sumerlaea chitinivorans:
- a CDS encoding 3-oxoacyl-[acyl-carrier protein] reductase, translating to MKTISLEGQVAVVTGAGRGIGRAIVEEFVAAGADVVIADIAPPPDDLLEYVKTQGRRAVGVVADVSKVEDCNRIIETAVSEFGKIDILVNNAGITRDALLMRMEEDAWDAVLAVNLKSVYACSRAAIKHMMKARKGAIINIASVAGIMGNAGQCNYAASKAGVIGFSKSLAREVASRNIRVNCVAPGFIRSKMTDVLDDKVKEAVVAQIPLGRFGEVQDIANAVLYLASPAAQYVTGAVLVVDGGMSM from the coding sequence ATGAAAACAATTTCGCTCGAAGGACAAGTCGCAGTTGTGACAGGCGCGGGCCGCGGAATTGGCCGTGCCATTGTGGAAGAATTTGTTGCCGCGGGGGCGGATGTAGTCATCGCGGACATCGCACCCCCGCCGGACGATCTCTTGGAGTACGTCAAAACGCAAGGCCGCCGCGCTGTTGGCGTCGTTGCGGACGTTTCCAAAGTCGAAGATTGCAATCGCATTATCGAAACCGCTGTCAGCGAGTTCGGTAAGATCGACATTCTCGTCAACAATGCCGGCATTACCCGAGACGCCCTTCTGATGCGCATGGAAGAGGATGCGTGGGACGCCGTGCTGGCTGTAAATCTCAAAAGCGTTTACGCCTGTAGCCGCGCAGCGATCAAGCACATGATGAAGGCGCGTAAAGGCGCGATCATCAACATCGCATCGGTCGCCGGCATCATGGGGAATGCGGGGCAGTGCAACTACGCCGCCAGCAAGGCAGGCGTCATTGGCTTCTCCAAATCGCTTGCCCGCGAAGTGGCCAGTCGCAACATCCGCGTCAATTGTGTGGCGCCGGGCTTCATTCGCTCGAAAATGACCGACGTCCTCGACGATAAGGTCAAGGAAGCGGTGGTGGCGCAAATCCCGCTTGGGCGCTTTGGGGAAGTTCAGGATATCGCAAACGCCGTCCTTTATCTTGCTTCACCGGCAGCCCAATACGTCACCGGTGCCGTGCTGGTCGTGGATGGCGGCATGAGCATGTGA
- a CDS encoding Glycolate dehydrogenase, translating into MNTATHDARLHAQALEERLRREVVGEVRFDTATRAMYATDSSNYRQVPIGVVIPRSVEDVLATVAVCRAEGVPILSRGGGTSLAGQCCNVAVILDFSKYLNRVVEVDPARRVARVQPGTILDDLHKATTPLGLTFGPDPATHDRCTIGGMIGNNSCGIHSVQTGRTSDNIEELEILTVRGDRFRVGSTSPEELEAIIRAGGPRGEIYRKLRDLRDRYAELIRTRFPRLPRRVSGFNLDELLPENGFHVARALVGTEGTCVTFLEATVRLVENPPVRTLLVLGYPDVFSAAEAVPEILTYKPVGLEGMDDYLRRFLQKKRKQKREWSDPLPEGTGWLLIEFGGETQAEAEARARELMAVLAKRPNPPSMKLPNPQEAAVIWEVRKSGLGATAFLPDGRNTWPGWEDAAVPPENLAAYLRDFAELRDRFGYESAMYGHFGDGCVHMRLDFDFQTREGVEKFKRFLDEAGDLIVRHGGSMSGEHGDGQARAHLLPKMFGPELVEAFREFKRIWDPDNLMNPGKVVDAWGPADHLRLGPDYRPWSPVTYFAFPDSRNDFARAMLRCVGVGRCRRLEGALMCPSFMATREEKYSTRGRSRLLQEMIRGEVIRDRWRSKEVKEALDLCLSCKGCKTDCPTNVDMATYKAEFFAHHYEGRIRPLEAYALGLIDYWARLASLAPSVANALMHAPGLSGLMKKVLGIAPEREMPRFAPETFRKWFFRNWPGASPAEGVARRPAAQGGRVVILWADTFNNHFLPRTLRAGLNVLEAAGWYVVVPRSPDCCGRPLYDVGMLRLAKRVLQRIMTNLREEIEAGLPIVVLEPSCASVFRDELPALFPQNPLAQKLSEQVFLLAEFLAKFSPDWQPPAIRRKAVFHGHCHHKAVMQLSYDTQLLERMGIEYVAPEASCCGMAGAFGFKKATYEISMKIAERALLPAVRAARPEDLIIMDGFSCREQIRQATGRLPMHLAEVIEMGLS; encoded by the coding sequence ATGAACACTGCCACGCACGATGCTCGGTTGCATGCCCAAGCGCTTGAAGAACGGCTGCGGCGCGAGGTCGTGGGCGAAGTCCGTTTCGATACGGCCACCCGCGCCATGTATGCAACCGACTCGTCGAATTACCGACAAGTTCCCATTGGCGTTGTCATTCCGCGCTCTGTAGAGGATGTGTTGGCGACCGTGGCCGTTTGTCGCGCCGAAGGTGTGCCGATCCTCAGTCGTGGCGGCGGCACCAGCCTTGCCGGCCAATGCTGCAACGTGGCGGTTATCCTCGATTTTTCGAAGTACCTGAACCGCGTGGTCGAAGTGGATCCAGCGCGACGCGTGGCACGCGTCCAGCCCGGAACCATTCTGGACGACTTACATAAGGCCACCACTCCTCTTGGCCTGACGTTTGGTCCCGATCCGGCCACCCACGATCGCTGCACGATCGGGGGCATGATCGGGAACAACTCCTGTGGCATCCATTCAGTTCAGACCGGGCGCACCTCGGATAACATCGAGGAACTCGAAATTCTCACGGTGCGTGGCGACCGATTCCGGGTGGGCAGCACGAGCCCCGAGGAACTCGAAGCCATCATTCGGGCCGGAGGACCCCGTGGCGAGATCTACCGCAAGCTTCGTGACCTGCGGGATCGCTATGCAGAACTGATTCGAACTCGGTTCCCAAGGTTGCCGCGGCGCGTTTCGGGTTTTAACCTCGACGAACTGTTGCCCGAAAATGGCTTCCACGTCGCTCGGGCTCTTGTCGGCACCGAGGGGACCTGCGTCACTTTTCTCGAAGCGACGGTGCGTCTTGTGGAAAATCCGCCCGTGCGCACGCTCTTGGTGTTGGGCTATCCGGATGTTTTTTCCGCCGCAGAAGCGGTCCCGGAAATCTTGACCTACAAGCCTGTCGGGCTCGAAGGGATGGACGATTACCTGCGCCGCTTCCTTCAGAAGAAGCGCAAGCAGAAGCGCGAGTGGTCGGACCCCTTACCTGAAGGCACCGGCTGGTTACTCATTGAATTTGGAGGCGAGACCCAAGCCGAGGCCGAGGCTCGCGCCCGCGAGCTCATGGCCGTGCTTGCAAAGCGCCCCAATCCGCCTTCCATGAAACTTCCCAACCCTCAGGAAGCAGCGGTGATTTGGGAGGTGCGCAAGAGTGGGCTGGGCGCCACCGCCTTCTTGCCGGATGGACGCAATACGTGGCCCGGCTGGGAGGATGCAGCCGTGCCTCCGGAAAACTTGGCCGCCTACCTGCGTGATTTTGCGGAGCTTCGCGACCGCTTCGGTTACGAGAGCGCGATGTATGGTCACTTTGGGGACGGTTGCGTCCACATGCGCCTCGACTTCGATTTCCAAACGCGCGAAGGCGTGGAGAAATTTAAGCGCTTCTTGGACGAAGCAGGGGATTTGATCGTTCGTCACGGCGGCTCGATGAGCGGAGAGCATGGCGATGGCCAAGCGCGCGCTCACCTGCTTCCCAAAATGTTTGGCCCCGAGCTCGTGGAAGCGTTCCGCGAGTTTAAGCGCATTTGGGATCCCGACAACCTGATGAATCCGGGCAAGGTCGTAGATGCGTGGGGGCCAGCGGACCACCTTCGGCTTGGGCCGGACTACCGGCCTTGGTCCCCCGTGACCTATTTTGCGTTTCCTGATTCCCGAAATGATTTTGCCCGCGCGATGTTGCGTTGTGTCGGTGTCGGACGCTGTAGGCGTCTTGAGGGTGCGCTCATGTGCCCCAGCTTCATGGCCACCCGCGAGGAAAAGTATTCCACGCGCGGCCGCTCCCGCCTGCTTCAGGAAATGATCCGCGGCGAAGTGATTCGCGACCGCTGGCGCAGCAAAGAAGTCAAGGAAGCCCTCGACCTGTGCCTTTCGTGCAAAGGCTGCAAGACCGATTGTCCCACGAACGTGGACATGGCCACTTACAAGGCCGAGTTCTTCGCGCATCACTACGAGGGGCGAATTCGCCCCTTGGAAGCCTATGCACTTGGGCTCATTGACTATTGGGCGCGCTTGGCAAGCCTTGCGCCCTCGGTGGCCAATGCGCTGATGCATGCTCCCGGTCTTTCGGGCCTCATGAAAAAAGTGTTGGGCATCGCCCCCGAGCGCGAAATGCCCCGCTTTGCCCCTGAAACATTCCGCAAATGGTTTTTCCGCAACTGGCCGGGGGCTTCTCCTGCTGAGGGGGTCGCACGTCGGCCGGCGGCGCAAGGTGGACGCGTAGTGATTCTCTGGGCCGACACATTCAACAACCATTTCCTACCACGCACTTTGCGTGCGGGTCTGAACGTGCTCGAAGCTGCCGGCTGGTATGTTGTCGTCCCACGCTCGCCAGATTGTTGCGGTCGGCCGCTTTACGATGTCGGAATGCTCCGATTGGCCAAGCGAGTTCTTCAGCGAATCATGACCAACCTCCGCGAGGAGATCGAAGCCGGTCTTCCGATCGTCGTACTCGAACCGAGCTGCGCTTCTGTCTTCCGCGACGAGCTACCCGCGCTTTTCCCCCAAAACCCGCTCGCCCAGAAACTCAGCGAACAGGTATTCTTATTGGCGGAATTCTTAGCAAAGTTTTCGCCCGATTGGCAGCCACCAGCTATTCGCCGCAAAGCCGTCTTTCATGGTCACTGCCACCATAAGGCGGTGATGCAGCTGAGCTACGACACGCAGCTCCTCGAACGAATGGGAATTGAGTATGTGGCCCCGGAAGCAAGCTGTTGCGGTATGGCGGGGGCGTTCGGTTTCAAAAAGGCCACGTATGAGATCTCAATGAAGATAGCTGAGCGGGCGCTTTTGCCAGCCGTTCGGGCGGCTCGACCAGAGGATTTGATCATCATGGATGGCTTCAGTTGTCGGGAGCAGATACGTCAGGCCACCGGCCGATTGCCGATGCATTTGGCGGAAGTCATCGAAATGGGATTGAGCTAA
- a CDS encoding Recombination inhibitory protein MutS2: MQNFEERMLEFGRIRELLELRCVSDLGRRRVAQLIPTSERSTLQRNIQLVREMMTLLEQRHEPPIHDLRDVEEHLKRVSRERAILETTELLDLRDFLETARRMRQFFTGLETVAPNLYQLAQPLQHLPALVRSIEEKVAPDSTMRDTASENLRVLRAEIFACEHRIQTTLQRMIRELMESGDLQDDFYTLRNNRYVLPVKTSNRHRVPGLIHDSSNTGETVFIEPYVILDESNRLSELRVKEREEIYRILLRVAGHIRDELPSLQTNLAILAEFDLLYAKARFGVAHGCTFPSLAEPDEPLRLIEAHHPLLRVAAPDVSRPLTLTLERANRVLVITGPNAGGKTTALKTVGLTVLMVQSAIPVPLNARSRVPLFDQVLVDIGDEQSVLQGVSTFSAHMQRIARILERASLGSLVLLDELGTATDPGEGGALAVAILEALAERGCLTLVSTHLAALKNWAAAHPAGRNASFRLSERDHRPTFQLILDLPGISEALIIAEQVGLPRAIIERARAMRPAVEHDATALLVSIQHKEERLSRELAEIEKTRAELEILKSELETEREALAREKRQLRLRMLEEKERAIRELKAKVEELIARQPTKRELDEARRELDAERKATEGELERLKATPRTNVAKFEIGMNVNIPQLNDEGTIEKLVPEKGKAQVRLRNGVVVTVPLDELEHIVRSEQETSHHAPQGAVVYLPKGNVATSIDLHGKRVDEALPLVEKFLDNALAAGVPFVRIVHGQGTGALRKAIHESLRQHPHVKNYRYGTPLEGGGAVTIVEFK; the protein is encoded by the coding sequence ATGCAAAACTTCGAAGAACGCATGTTAGAGTTTGGCCGCATCCGCGAACTGCTCGAGTTGCGTTGCGTGAGTGATTTGGGGCGCCGTCGAGTCGCGCAATTGATTCCAACCTCCGAGCGTTCCACCCTACAGCGCAACATCCAGCTGGTGCGTGAGATGATGACGTTACTTGAACAACGTCACGAACCACCGATCCACGACTTGCGCGACGTCGAGGAGCATCTCAAACGGGTTTCGCGCGAACGCGCGATTCTGGAGACCACCGAGCTCCTCGATCTCCGGGATTTTCTGGAAACAGCACGCCGGATGCGCCAGTTCTTCACAGGTCTGGAAACGGTTGCCCCAAACCTTTACCAGCTTGCCCAGCCTCTTCAGCATCTGCCTGCCCTTGTACGGTCCATCGAGGAGAAAGTTGCACCCGACAGCACGATGCGTGACACCGCAAGTGAGAATCTTCGGGTATTGCGCGCGGAAATCTTCGCTTGCGAGCACCGCATCCAAACCACTTTGCAGCGGATGATCCGCGAGCTGATGGAGTCCGGCGACCTGCAGGATGATTTCTACACGCTGCGCAACAACCGCTATGTACTCCCTGTCAAGACGAGTAACCGTCACCGGGTCCCCGGCCTCATCCACGATTCCTCAAATACGGGCGAGACCGTTTTCATTGAGCCTTACGTCATCCTCGATGAGTCCAACCGCTTGTCCGAGTTGCGCGTCAAAGAACGGGAGGAAATCTACCGCATTCTCTTGCGCGTGGCTGGTCACATTCGCGATGAGCTGCCCTCCTTGCAGACCAATCTCGCAATCTTGGCGGAGTTCGATCTGCTTTATGCAAAGGCGCGCTTTGGGGTCGCTCATGGCTGCACGTTTCCCTCTTTGGCTGAACCCGATGAGCCGCTGCGCCTGATTGAGGCGCATCACCCCCTCTTACGCGTAGCGGCTCCCGACGTCTCGCGCCCCCTGACGCTCACCCTCGAACGCGCCAACCGGGTTCTGGTGATCACCGGCCCAAACGCAGGCGGCAAAACGACGGCGCTGAAAACGGTGGGGCTGACAGTACTTATGGTACAATCGGCCATCCCAGTGCCCCTGAACGCGCGCAGTCGGGTTCCTCTTTTTGACCAAGTCCTTGTGGACATCGGCGACGAACAAAGCGTGTTGCAGGGCGTCAGCACTTTCAGCGCGCACATGCAGCGGATCGCCCGCATTCTCGAGCGCGCAAGCCTCGGATCCCTTGTCCTTCTCGATGAGCTTGGCACAGCAACCGATCCCGGCGAGGGCGGTGCGCTCGCGGTGGCGATTCTTGAAGCTCTTGCCGAGCGCGGTTGCTTGACGCTTGTTTCCACGCACCTTGCGGCGCTCAAAAACTGGGCGGCCGCACATCCGGCGGGTCGCAACGCGAGTTTCCGCCTTTCTGAGCGAGACCATCGCCCAACGTTCCAACTCATTCTCGACCTGCCCGGCATTAGCGAAGCCTTGATTATTGCGGAACAAGTTGGGCTTCCCCGCGCGATCATTGAGCGCGCCCGAGCTATGCGCCCAGCAGTGGAACACGATGCTACCGCGCTACTCGTTTCGATTCAGCACAAGGAGGAGCGGCTGAGTCGAGAGCTTGCAGAAATCGAAAAGACCCGAGCCGAACTCGAGATTCTGAAAAGTGAGCTTGAGACTGAGCGCGAGGCACTTGCACGCGAGAAGCGTCAGCTTCGATTGCGGATGCTTGAGGAGAAGGAGCGAGCGATACGCGAACTCAAAGCGAAGGTGGAAGAGCTCATCGCGCGCCAGCCCACGAAGCGCGAGCTTGACGAAGCCCGCCGTGAGCTCGATGCCGAACGCAAAGCCACTGAGGGTGAGCTGGAGCGGCTCAAAGCTACCCCCCGAACCAACGTTGCGAAGTTTGAAATCGGCATGAACGTGAACATTCCCCAGCTCAACGATGAAGGAACGATCGAGAAGCTCGTGCCGGAAAAAGGGAAAGCTCAGGTGCGGTTGCGCAATGGTGTCGTGGTCACCGTCCCGCTGGATGAGCTGGAACACATTGTGAGGTCGGAGCAGGAGACGTCCCACCATGCTCCCCAAGGCGCGGTCGTCTACTTACCGAAGGGCAACGTGGCCACATCCATTGACCTCCATGGCAAACGAGTGGATGAGGCACTCCCGCTCGTCGAGAAATTCCTCGATAATGCGCTGGCTGCGGGAGTCCCATTTGTGCGAATCGTGCATGGCCAAGGTACCGGCGCCCTGCGCAAGGCCATTCATGAATCCCTTCGCCAGCACCCCCACGTGAAGAATTATCGCTATGGGACTCCGCTCGAGGGTGGGGGAGCGGTAACGATTGTGGAATTCAAGTAA
- a CDS encoding two-component response regulator, with amino-acid sequence MAKIVIIDDEKDSLIILRTFLTRSGHEVFPLLRAERALQEIEQVNPDLVITDIVMPGVMGGTLYDAIRKQLSPYLPVIVSSGTRLRVKGQNDPLLAYCPKPVDFDELLATINRLLVRRRELLEQGTQNADEDLDLI; translated from the coding sequence ATGGCGAAGATTGTAATTATCGATGACGAGAAGGATAGCCTCATCATCCTCAGGACGTTTTTGACGCGCAGCGGCCATGAGGTTTTCCCGCTCCTACGCGCAGAACGTGCGCTGCAGGAAATCGAGCAGGTAAATCCGGATCTTGTGATTACGGATATCGTGATGCCCGGGGTGATGGGGGGTACCCTTTATGATGCGATTCGCAAACAGCTTAGCCCTTACCTGCCCGTGATCGTCTCCAGTGGCACTCGCCTTCGGGTGAAGGGGCAGAATGACCCACTGCTTGCTTATTGCCCCAAACCCGTGGATTTTGACGAACTTCTCGCAACCATCAACCGGCTTTTGGTACGTCGCCGTGAACTGCTCGAGCAAGGCACCCAAAATGCCGACGAGGATCTCGACCTCATATAG